The window GCTGCTGGTTCTCGTAGAAGCCCTTGCTGTTGGCCTGCCAGGTCTCGACCGTGGCGCCGGCGACCGGCTTGCCGTCGAGGTCGCGCACATGGCCGGTGACGGCGAGCGCCGGGCCGACGCCGTCGAGCGATATGTTGGCATCGAGCGCCAGCCGCGGCGCATCGGCGCGGTAGAAGGGGCCGCGCACCGTGTTGGGCGTGGCGCCCTTCGGCCGGTTCGTGTTGATTTCCTCGACGAGCGCGGTGACGCCGAGCAGGTCGGAGAGCAGCACCCATTCCTGCCGGCGGCCGTCGCTGGCATGGCCGACATCGGTGAGGAATTCCATCGCCCGGCGCCAGTCGGCCTGCGAGGGACGGGTCTCCCGAATGAGCTTGTGCAGATGCTCTATGAACGGAACCATGAAGGCTTGCAGCGGTCCCGCGGCGTGCTTGTCGAGCCGCTCGGCGACACGCTGCGCAGAGGTGCGCTCACTGAACGATATGTCTGGCATGACTTCTCCCATGGCGAGAACCTAACAGGCCGGAATAGAGTGCTTGATAATTTTTTCGGCGATTTATATTCGTTATTGTTATGAAGATCGACGAAAGGCACCTTGCGCAGCTCGCAGCGGTCGTCCAGGCGGGCGGCGTGACGGAGGGGGCGACCATGCTCGGGCTCAGCCAGCCGGCTGTATCGCGCACGCTCGCGATGCTGGAGAAGCGCCTCGGCGAGCCGCTCTTCCTCAAGGGACGGCGGCCGCTGCAACCGACGCCGCTCGGCCGGGCGCTGGCCGATCACGGCCAGGCCATCCTGACCTCCGCGCGCAAGGCGTCGACCCTGGTCGAGG is drawn from Shinella sp. PSBB067 and contains these coding sequences:
- a CDS encoding dioxygenase, which codes for MPDISFSERTSAQRVAERLDKHAAGPLQAFMVPFIEHLHKLIRETRPSQADWRRAMEFLTDVGHASDGRRQEWVLLSDLLGVTALVEEINTNRPKGATPNTVRGPFYRADAPRLALDANISLDGVGPALAVTGHVRDLDGKPVAGATVETWQANSKGFYENQQPDQQPEFNLRGIFTTDAEGCFRYRTVRPGGYAVPGDGPVGEMLGGLGFPMRRPAHLHFLIKADGFETISTHVYDGSDPHLGQDALFGVKDELIGEFRPAGKGDAWTLDFIFTMVRAKKARTTT